In Gossypium hirsutum isolate 1008001.06 chromosome A10, Gossypium_hirsutum_v2.1, whole genome shotgun sequence, the DNA window ATTAGTAAGTGAAAGCATGTGTTTGTGGTGGCTATTTTAGTTTCTTAGTTTCTGATTTATTAGTGTGTGTTAGTAATATGTTAATAGCAGTTATTGGATTGTAAAAAGAGCTATAAATATTGATTCAATGTAATCTTTAAATTGTGAGCCAAAGTTAATAAAGATTTAATAAtcattctttcatttatttccgTTCTCGTTAATTTGTTGAGTTAGAGATTTCAACATTGTCTTCTTAGGTTCCTACCAAACTACTGAGTTGTTCTATTGATATTTGTGGTGTACATCCAAAGAGGACAATGCCTTTGAAatatagggtaaattacacttgagttcattaaattattagtatttttactttttggttactcaattttaaaaatttacaaaatggtcattgaactaaTCATGGGAGTTAAGTGAGATGGCAAGGGTCTCTCTTACCTTAACTAATGGTTGAGGGTTCGATCTTTACCTTGGGTATAGAGTAACTTTAAAACTCATGCCAATATTTATCCCCATGATGGGTACACAAAATGCGGAGGATTAGTTATTGAGCTCACTCCACTAGATaccttgagaaataaaaaaaatatcattaaattatttaaaagtttttatataaatcactggactattaaattttttaacaaaaaaagttCAACTGGCGAGCTCCAAGCAATTATTTGATGATCAGTACGGTGGATAAGTATTCATCGGTGAGTAAAAACGCATACCTTATATCCAAGTCAATGAAACAATCAGTGTTGGAGATTAGAGAAGAAATTTGCTTGGATTTCGGTTCATAGATTCATGACACTCGAAACtgattcatgaaaaaaaaattgaactatataAGAGAAGAAGAGTGAAAGCTTTCGATttgttaaataaaaacttttgaacagttcaataactattttataacttttgatattgagtgatcaaaatataaatttattaataatttaatgactttaGATGTAATTTACTCTTATATACCTAAGAAAGACATTATATAGGGTGATGGCGGAAAATGTCTTAGAATCCTATGAAAAAATGATTGCATAAAGTAACAAGGTTAAACCTCGGAATCACAATAGGTTTTCTTTTGActttataaaatatatgatataGTTCTGTACTTATTTTTGTTGTCTCTCTTTATAGGAAACAATGAAGCTCAGATGTCATATTCGGATGTCCTTATGCGGATGGAAACTATAGGGTATATATTCTACCTTCACTAAAATATAGTTTTATGCAACAATTAATTAAGAACACAAAGTTTTTATATCACATAAATTTATATTAACTAATTGATGTGGGTAAATGCGAAGAAAATgtcatttttaaataatattagggatttaggttaattttttttgttatttagagAAATAGGTCGATTTTAGAGAAAGAAATATAAAACGCGTCCTGCAAGAAGTGTTTTCTTCTTACGTGTCTAAAAACACGTTTTGTGTAGAACGTGTTTTCTTTAATAACTTGATATATCAGctcttttgtactttttatttcattttgttttaacttttttttaaataaaaatgtgagTAGAAGATGAATCGATCTCAAGACTCAATGACAAAATTACTAATATTTAACCATCTAATCAAAGAAGTTGATGTATTAACAAATGTGAGTAGAGGAGGAATCAAACTTACGACTTAAGGGCAAAACcattaatatttaactatctaATTAAAGAAGTTGATGTATCAAGTTATTAAAGAAAACGCATTTTGTAAAATGCGTTTTCAAACATGTCAGAAGAAAACTCTTCTTGCAAGACGCGTTTTCTGTTTTTCCTTCCAAAATCGACATATTTCTCTCACTATCTTCCAAAATTAGCATATATTGCTAATTTACCCAAATGATGcgtcaaaataaaatataaaaaaaattgcaagtataataataaaatggaatCGTTTGCATAAGTAAGGCTAATCCCTTCAATGGAtgggaaaaataagaaaattaaatcagaaactcataaattaacttaaattcaaaaaaaatatatatgtgttggatataaatatttaatttttctcgGATTGCTACATTGTTTGTAAAAGAAAATCCAAATTAATTGGCCGCAATATGTTCCTTTTTACACCTTTTTTAGCAGAAATGTTCAGGTGGATGATGCCTTTTCTGCGGAATCTAAAACATTCAACAATGGCGACCAGCTAGGATATGGGGCCTTTGCTGCTCCTTATCAGTCCCACTTTATCTCTGATTTACGAGGTTTGGATAATACCTCCATCACATTTTTGCATTAGAGGGTTGGGTTGGTTTTCAGGGCCTGGCTTGTGCTTAAACCTTTCAATCATTTGGCCAATTTtacttttagaaaatatataaatgaatttattatcattaaatttaaataaaaatattttttttatttttttaaaccgtAAAATAAGTGAGTCTAAGCTAAAATTAACccaaaagttttttaaaattaaaattaaaatcgaCTCATAAACACCtcttaaatatgtaaaatattctTTCATACCATTTCTATTTAGTTCATGATATTCATACATGAATTTTTACCTGCAAAAGTAATatcataaaatagtaaaaatacccTTTGTTTGGTGTTAGATCATCAATTTGGTAGCTTCAACTTTGGCACCTATTTTCAACCTTCTATGTCACTCAGCAACAAGCTAGCAATTCCACACTTTGAATCGGTATGTAAACTCTAATcctacttcttcttcttttttatatatatttgataagtCATACGGCAATACtataactttatatatatatatatatattacaagatGTTAAGATTCCGGTTGTCTAATTTTATAACACATGGTATACTCATTTTGTTGATATGTGACAATTCTTCATACAGCGGATATTTAATTCCAAATCGATTAGAAAGTACTTTTATAATTCACACTTACCTTTTAAATAAATGTCTTCACAATTTTCATAAGCTCTCTAGAGTTTCTTCCTctgaaaaaatttatgaaaaagacaaagaaaagtaataatttttctatttagagGTAAATCTGATTCCTCttcaaaaatgaaaaagtttcaatttagtcatcttataaatagagaaattataaattaatatatagtgaAATAGAACTTTGGCtcttcaaaatgaaaaattttcaattcaaacatcttataaataaagaaattataaattaatatatagtaaaattacactttaaccccttaaaaaagaaaaaaattatgtttaatataacttaaaaaaatatttttaataacttagaagtaccatttattttttctagtctaagagtttttttttaatttacaaataaattgataaaataaaaatgtacatACTTTAGCTTTGATAACATAtgcaatagatttttttttaatttacaaataaattaattagatAAAGAAATATATACTTTAGATATAATCaagaaattaaaaagttaattttaatctcaCTAAAGAATATTCTCATAGCTTACttcactatttttattaaaaagttaattttagttCCACGTTGGTTAGAGAATACTCTCATACTCACATTTACTCTATAAATAATTGCCAATTTTTTCACTTTCATTAAAGAGTACTTAATGTTTATCTCACATCAACTAGAGAATCCTCTCATTTCTTACTTTGAcaattttttcactatttttattaaaaaattaattttaaatctcaCATTGACTAAAGAATACTCTCATAGCtcactttttcattattttcataaaaattaattttaatctctttaaaagttaatttttaatcCCACATTGGCTAGAATACACTTTTATACTCACACTTACCCTATAAATAAGTGTCAATTTCTTccgtatttttattaaaaagttaattttaatctcaTGTTAGTCATTTTAATCTCATGTTGACTAGAGAATACTCTCATAATTTACTTTATCATTATTTTCatgaaaaagttaattttaattccacATCTACCAGATAATACTCTAATAACTCACGTCTTATTTTAATCCCACATTCACTAAAGAATACTTCAATAGCTTACTTCTTTACTATTAATCTCACATCTACTAGATCATACTTTAATAgcttacattttattttaatcccACATTCACTAAAGAATACTTTAATAGCTtacttctttactatttttattaaaaaataattttaaacccttaaaaagttaatttttgtCCCACAATGGCTAGAAGGCACTCTCATGCTTATATTTATCCTATAAATAAATGCTAATTTCTTCCCTATtttcattaaaaaggttagtttAAATCTAAGATTGACTACTTACCCTATAAATAAGTGTCAATTACTTACCCTAAATGtcaattttttcattattttcataagTTTTTTCTAAGTTTCTTCTTTTGTGTAAATTCGAGAGAGAGCTtatagtttaaatttatttaaatattattaacatAAATGGTGGCGATTCTAATACAATACTAACACTAAGGTTTTACaaatgaatgatgatgatttCAATATAGTGCACTTACTCGCCAAAAGTCAGCAAATAGTTATAtgcaaatattttatatataaaaaatacgaattaattaaatgtatcttttattttaaatacaataAATATGTAGATCtatataaaagtattaatttaCACTATTATTAATTAAAGATTGcgttgattattttataattgtaaTCAATATTATCATaagtatatattaaattattttaatttatttattaaatgatttattattaaattcaaaatatggtagatttttttttaaaaaaaaaactaggtttgaatatattaaatgtaaGATAAAGTTATGTTTTTAATCTTTGAAAACGGGttgatttcttcttcttcttcttcttcttttcctctcaGGACATTCAAAACTTGCAAAATGGACGAAAACGTCCTTCAATTGAGTTTCACCAAGAGCAAACGCCATTAAATCCAACTATTGCTTTGAATGAGTGGAATAAGAACAAGAGACAAAAGGTGTCTTCCTTTCAACAACAACAATCTGCTCAACAAAACATTGAAACAGAACCAGGAATCAGTGATTTCAGGGTATGGAATTTGCAATATATGATGAAAATTAATGAGAAATTGAGAATGTATGtatcttttaacataatttcaatgaataaaaaaaatcaagtttcaagtttttccttttatgttcCATTGTAGTTGAATACGCCAGTGAGGAGAAGCCAAAAGCTAAGTGACAAAATCACAGCTCTTCAAAAGTTAGTTTCCCCCTATGGAAAGGTTAGTGTTTTGTTtacattacttttatttttttatatttttagttatttgTGTCCTGTCTAAAATATTCGTGTATGACATTCATGTTTTTACGCATATTCGAACATGagtataaaaatataatctttagaATCGTTTAAAAACACATTTAGAGCAATTCGGGATTTATTTAagagattaaaattaaattataaatttttgaagagtgaaaatataaatttattatttattaattcataatttcattacttttaaaggattaaaatgatatttttctaattttaggaCAAAAGTACAAATttacaatatattaatttataattagatTATTTATGGAGGAGTGAAATGCTATTTTATCgtctatttatatatttatatctaaCACTTACACTCGAGTCTAAATAATATAAACCTTGACATAATCATATTCAATGTAAATGAAGGGTGAATGGGTCCTTGTATTATAAATACTTGATCAAATTAGTTCATCTactattaaatagatcaatttagtctttatattattaaaaataatcaaataaggtcaaactgaaataaatttaatatttattatttaacgaAGTTAATAGTTTTAAagttttgtttgaaattgaactgcaattaaaaaaattaattttcaatatattATTTTACAATAAATATTAACTCTGTTACAATTtggaattatttaattttttaactttttaataatataaggacTCAATTGaactatttaataatataaagattaatttgatTCATAAAGACCAAGTCACCAATATTAAATTAAGCAAACATCTTTATTTCCTTAATTAGATTGtctatttttacattaaaaattaattgtcTTTTGTCTTTTGGCAAATAAAGAAGCAAATTTGGTTGAATTTATTATTGCAGGCTGATATAGCTCCAGTCCTTGAAGAGGCTTCTCTTTATATCAAACTTCTACATCAACATATTCAGGTTTATATTAAATTCCTCAATAAATCATATTTCAAAAACCAAATTAAATGCTTGGCTTTTTACTAGTTTCCTTAGCTttaaataatttatctaaatttatttttttctccattttcacccCAGAATTTGTTTCAAATGCCGAGGAGATCATACAACAGTCTTGGAGCTATTCACCCCCCACAGGTAAATCATTCTTGAATTCACTCAATCAGAAAATGTTTATGGGTTGAATTGAATCATGATTTGagttttttcctctctttttttcttatcaaaatatatcaattaaaattgatGATTAGAcctgattttattattttataaacctTGATTCAAGTCAGGTCAGGTCAGGTCAGGTTAGGCTAAATAAAAAACATACCGTTTATTCTTAACCCGAATATCCTATATGGGTTAATCCAATTCATGCAAAGTTAGGTTGAGCCGATAGTTCAATCTTAAGACAAGTTTAGATTTAGAGGCAGTAACAGAGGACAAAAAAAGGACCTCACCTTTTAGGCCcttgaaacttataaaattacAGGTAACAGTGATAAAATTTGTGTCTTTTtatctttcaaaatttataattcaatttcgaTCCTAATATAaattttctgattttgttgaagTTTAGATTAATATTTATTTCagtggtaattttatttatttattgttttagaattccttataatttaaaaaataggacACTTATTATTGTGAACAGGAAACTGAAAAGAAGGAAGATTTAAGAAGTAGAGGACTTTGCTTGGTTCCAATTTCCTTTGCCCAAAAAGTTACAAAGGAAGAGAAGACTATTGATAGTAATTCTATATCAAGAACAAATAGTCATCCATAGAAAAGTTTTAATAccaatattatgtatttaatgtatCCATTTTTAAGAGTTTATATGAGAAATTAttattgaagttttaaattttcattcagatatatatacatatattagtttcatttttttcagAGTTTGAATGGGAGaactactaaaaaaattaattaaccaaaatGTAAGGCTTTTTTTAAATTGACCcaaataaaataagtaattacAGAAATGACTCAAAAGCAAAATTATGTACGAGAATAACTTGAAATTTATAGTGTCTACCGGTGTCATAAGACACACCatgaatacatgtatattttGAAATATACATACGGATGTCGTCGGACATAGTGGCGGCActcgaaaaaattattttttaaaaaaattagatgatGATGAGGGGGCGATGTTGTTGATATATCTGGCGACACCAATGGGTATTGTAAATTTTAGGCCTTTCTCGTACATGATTTTGCTCTTGAGTTATTTtcgtaattatttattttgtctGGGTTAGGttaaaaaaagaaaccaaaatttaaagatgAATGATAAATATGAATACTTACAGCTAGTTTAATTAATATTGtatcattaaatatattaatttattattattattgatatattttgatatgtgaatttgttaaaaaacatttaatatatttttcaaaacaatatataatatatggatatgtaaaatatttaaaaatatcaaataaataaaattaaaaattaaacataaaatactGATTAAAAAACTTACAAATCCAACATGGGATTCAATAAATTCAATATacactaaaacaaaaaaattaccccatccattaaacaataaaatcattcataaattaatttgatattaatttaattaatgtatttttctaaaaatatttatgaaatcaaGATATCTCAAATCCtattaaataatacattttttaGCCTTATTCAAATTTGTTAGATTATATATAAGAGGAGGCAGGTGAAGGCCACTATcccctaatttttaaaaaaaaattatatagcacccctttaaaataaattttattacattaaacctcctaaaaatttaaattctgCCCCCTCAACCTAAAAGAAATATGTAGTCAATAATTCTAATAAAAATTTGCTCCTTAGATCGTGTTTTTAGATCTGCCATTGACTATAGGGGATACTAAACAAAACGAGCCGGTACGAATTATACAAATTGATTACTATGCAACTCTAAtaagtaatattttaatttatttttaatattttaaacataaaatatttaattttatatcataaattaaataaaaataaaaccatcCAAGTCCCATTTTGGATTTCCCAACACCTGAACATAATAACAGTGAGAGGAAGCAATGCTAGAAACGATGCCGTATTGCTGATTCCATCTAACTAAAAAAACACGTGCTCATTCCACCTTGAGCAAACAAAAATCCCAGTTTTGAGATTTTTCTCGGTTGAAACCACAGCACATCAACAAAATCCCAAATCTGAATCACTTCAATTTCGCAGGTGAGTTAAAACTCctcgtgtatatatatacatgtatatatacgcGTACTAAATACGTTGTAAACTGTAAAGTCTTTCAATACTGTATGTTCTTCTTTTATGATCTGAAATTCgttaaattttgtttgtttttcttgtaGAATTGATGTTTActtttagatttttattaaagAATGAGTTTCAACAGAAGCAGGAGTCTGTTACGTGGGAAGATTTTTCGAAGCATTGATCGTGTTCTTTACCGTGATTCACCGTACTGCAGGGACCGTCGGAATAATCGGtataaactttttttatattattttgatatttaacgTTATTAAGAATCTTTGTGTATGATGATGTTTCATTCTTATTTACTTTTTGTTCTCGAAGTTCGATGTTTAAAGAATTAAGATttaaataatcttttttttttcgttttgatcATAAAATAGATGGTTGATGTTATTTTGGCATGGAATAATTATATGAATTTTGAAGTATCCTGTTATAATATTCATTAttgtgaaattgatagaaatttaagttaaatttgtttctGACTGTactgaagttttttttttttttgaatt includes these proteins:
- the LOC107896182 gene encoding transcription factor bHLH123; translated protein: MSLSNKLAIPHFESDIQNLQNGRKRPSIEFHQEQTPLNPTIALNEWNKNKRQKVSSFQQQQSAQQNIETEPGISDFRLNTPVRRSQKLSDKITALQKLVSPYGKADIAPVLEEASLYIKLLHQHIQNLFQMPRRSYNSLGAIHPPQETEKKEDLRSRGLCLVPISFAQKVTKEEKTIDSNSISRTNSHP